In Acinetobacter piscicola, a single window of DNA contains:
- the hflD gene encoding high frequency lysogenization protein HflD, whose translation MVDLPFQQPQTLNPLQNKTLALAAVFQATQLTHMTAMSGRQSIGESGNFYFEQLIKASLNIRPQDNQSSKTLDFFHQLSDISLGLKTLEGSITQPFNSAPKSRIPKLSNAKLPMSYAMALLSLEKKVYSNPEFVEIIEKSQQKILKQLSFFDNDYTHPSIIANLAQTYVDTAGQINPRILVRGNAEAFKDPTHTNRIRACLFTGLQMAHLWRQLGGSSWAMIFSKRKLLQDLQDLARLQYQVT comes from the coding sequence ATGGTTGATCTACCCTTTCAACAGCCTCAAACTTTGAATCCACTCCAAAATAAAACTTTGGCGTTAGCAGCTGTGTTTCAAGCCACACAGCTCACCCATATGACTGCAATGTCAGGACGTCAAAGTATTGGTGAAAGTGGTAATTTCTATTTTGAACAACTCATCAAAGCTAGCCTAAATATCCGCCCTCAAGACAATCAATCCTCAAAAACTTTAGATTTTTTTCATCAATTATCTGATATTTCTTTGGGTTTAAAGACCTTAGAAGGCAGCATTACCCAACCCTTTAATTCTGCACCAAAGTCAAGAATTCCAAAATTATCCAATGCTAAACTGCCTATGTCCTATGCCATGGCATTATTAAGCTTGGAAAAAAAAGTTTATAGCAATCCCGAATTTGTCGAAATCATTGAAAAATCTCAGCAAAAAATCTTAAAACAGCTGTCTTTTTTTGATAATGATTATACTCATCCAAGTATTATTGCTAATCTTGCACAGACCTATGTCGATACCGCAGGACAAATCAATCCACGTATTTTAGTGCGTGGTAATGCCGAAGCATTTAAAGACCCTACACATACCAATCGTATTCGCGCTTGTCTATTTACAGGTTTGCAAATGGCGCACCTTTGGCGTCAGCTCGGTGGTAGTTCTTGGGCAATGATTTTTAGCAAACGTAAATTGCTACAGGATCTTCAAGACCTTGCTCGCCTTCAATATCAGGTTACCTAA
- a CDS encoding NUDIX hydrolase has translation MTSWTPHVTVATVVEKDGKFLFVEEHTEGVTHTVFNQPAGHVECGESIVQAAIRETMEETGHAVEVDALLGMYTYTPPMFPDRTYFRFCFLAHVLDYFPEAELDTGIVGPKWMTLDELIESARARSPLVIKAVQDALSGQKYPLSLIYEHQNSPFISNLDA, from the coding sequence ATGACCTCTTGGACTCCTCATGTTACTGTCGCTACAGTTGTAGAAAAAGATGGAAAATTCCTTTTTGTTGAAGAACATACGGAAGGTGTAACACATACGGTATTTAACCAACCCGCAGGACATGTCGAGTGCGGTGAATCCATTGTACAAGCAGCAATTCGTGAAACCATGGAAGAAACAGGTCATGCAGTCGAAGTAGACGCTTTACTCGGTATGTATACGTATACACCTCCGATGTTTCCTGACCGCACCTATTTTAGATTTTGCTTTTTAGCCCATGTTTTAGATTATTTCCCAGAAGCCGAGCTTGATACAGGCATTGTTGGACCAAAGTGGATGACACTTGACGAACTCATCGAGTCAGCCCGCGCCCGTAGTCCATTGGTGATTAAAGCTGTACAAGATGCACTTTCTGGGCAAAAATACCCACTTTCGCTCATCTATGAGCATCAAAACTCTCCTTTCATTTCAAATTTGGATGCCTAG
- the mnmA gene encoding tRNA 2-thiouridine(34) synthase MnmA, whose product MQQRVIVGMSGGVDSSVSAALLLQQGYQVEGLFMKNWEEDDGTEYCTAMEDLADAQAVCDKIGIKLHTANFAMEYWDRVFEHFLQEYAAGRTPNPDILCNKEIKFRAFLDHAVNLGADFIATGHYCRRGETLTNARGEQYAPLLRGVDQNKDQTYFLHAVHGREINKTLFPVGEIEKPQVRKIAEELGLATAKKKDSTGICFIGERRFNDFLKQYLPAQPGKIVLDTGKEVGEHHGLMYYTLGQRGGIGLGGLKGAEEGAWFVLHKDIENNRLVIGQGHEHPLMQSTILWSEAIDWVAGEQDIPEAGFKCTAKTRYRQPDQTCTLFKDPTTPNGVRVEFDEPQRAVTPGQSVVFYVDDVCLGGGVIHHTNAPKPDFID is encoded by the coding sequence ATGCAACAACGTGTCATCGTCGGTATGTCGGGTGGTGTAGATTCTTCTGTTTCTGCTGCACTTTTACTTCAACAGGGTTATCAGGTTGAAGGGCTTTTCATGAAAAACTGGGAAGAAGATGATGGCACGGAATATTGTACTGCAATGGAAGACCTTGCCGATGCACAAGCTGTGTGTGACAAAATCGGTATCAAATTACATACAGCCAACTTTGCCATGGAATACTGGGATCGCGTATTTGAGCATTTTCTACAAGAATATGCCGCAGGTCGTACACCTAACCCAGATATTTTATGTAATAAAGAAATTAAATTTCGTGCATTTTTAGACCATGCCGTAAACTTAGGTGCAGACTTTATTGCGACTGGACATTATTGTCGTCGTGGTGAAACATTAACCAACGCTCGTGGTGAACAATACGCACCCTTACTGCGTGGTGTAGATCAAAATAAAGATCAAACCTATTTCCTCCATGCGGTTCATGGTCGTGAAATCAATAAAACCTTGTTCCCTGTCGGTGAAATTGAAAAACCACAAGTACGTAAAATTGCTGAAGAACTCGGTTTAGCCACAGCCAAGAAAAAAGACTCTACAGGGATCTGTTTTATTGGCGAACGTCGTTTTAATGACTTTTTAAAGCAATATTTACCTGCTCAACCTGGAAAAATTGTCCTTGATACAGGAAAAGAGGTTGGTGAACATCATGGCTTAATGTACTATACGCTCGGTCAGCGTGGTGGGATTGGTTTAGGCGGTCTCAAAGGTGCTGAAGAAGGTGCATGGTTCGTTTTACATAAAGACATTGAAAATAACCGTTTAGTGATTGGTCAAGGTCATGAACATCCACTCATGCAAAGCACCATTTTATGGTCTGAAGCGATTGACTGGGTCGCTGGTGAACAAGACATTCCTGAAGCTGGTTTTAAATGTACGGCAAAAACACGTTATCGTCAGCCTGATCAGACCTGTACTTTGTTTAAAGACCCAACTACACCCAATGGTGTACGCGTAGAGTTTGATGAACCACAACGTGCAGTCACACCAGGTCAAAGCGTCGTGTTCTATGTAGATGACGTCTGCTTAGGTGGTGGTGTGATTCATCATACCAATGCACCAAAACCTGATTTTATTGATTAA